One part of the Lotus japonicus ecotype B-129 chromosome 2, LjGifu_v1.2 genome encodes these proteins:
- the LOC130736304 gene encoding uncharacterized protein LOC130736304 codes for MANSERADFDNGVDLRLEAQAQGWEGYFQRLHGLVNDKLVKEFWKHADCNEHQVVSFVLGKRIIISEKSFVRLLGAETSNGYRFQLQESKVKPSTKEKKKAKKVRIATQVTHLQPTQEPARTAPSTRITRSAARASRSAVAGSSNPGAQPITAAVSKGKNVGKASANVSATAATESAQPAPNSAAGGTATVAAAKSTTVGATPTTVGQSSIAGTTTNTSSPSAALNATTAAASSDAPAGGKETEKETSKSPPRQVTPPSPPPTNDGRSMSSPPHHEERSSPGAATTFEAARIERAPGNEGGSSSYHNMLPNAIEPSEFLLTGLNPAEAERLKAESDRHQEAAAAWEKCCDKLVAQAGKEKVHADKLIGSAGNRIGELEDHLKLMKEEADGLDASLQACKKEKDQAEKDLAAKSEALAAKESELKTLGAELELAKKAMAEQEKKSAESLALVKADLEAMRATSEEIKKANEAYGATLVAKDAEITSHLARIKELEGELSVEKAKATEAREQAADIAYDNRERGFYLAKDQAQHLFPNLDFSAMGIMKEITAEGLAIIE; via the exons ATGGCGAATTCTGAAAGAGCTGACTTCG ATAATGGGGTCGATCTTCGTCttgaagctcaagctcaaggttgggaagGGTATTTCCAAAGACTCCATGGTCTAGTTAATGATAAActcgtgaaggaattctggaagcacgctgactgcAATGAGCATCAAGTGGTTTCGTTTGTTTTGGGAAAGAGGATTATCATTTCTGAGAAGTCATTTGTAAGGCTTCTGGGTGCAGAGACAAGCAATGGGTACAGATTCCAGTTGCAGGAATCAAAAGtcaaacccagcaccaaggagaAG aagaaggccaagaaggtcaGGATTGCAACTCAAGTCACTCATCTGCAACCAACTCAGGAGCCTGCTAGAACTGCACCTTCTACCAGAATCACAAGATCTGCAgctagagcttcaa GATCTGCAGTCGCCGGCTCCTCTAACCCCGGCGCTCAACCCATCACTGCCGCTGTATCCAAAGGCAAGAATGTTGGCAAAGCCTCCGCCAATGTTTCCGCCACCGCGGCCACCGAGTCTGCCCAACCTGCTCCCAATTCTGCCGCCGGTGGTACAGCCACCGTTGCTGCCGCCAAGTCCACCACTGTAGGTGCCACACCCACAACTGTTGGCCAGTCATCAATTGCtggcaccaccaccaacacttcTTCACCTTCAGCCGCCCTCAACGCCACAACTGCTGCCGCGTCCTCTGATGCTCCCGCCGGGGGgaaagaaacagaaaaagaaacctCCAAGTCTCCTCCTCGCCAAGTcacacctcctagcccgcctccAACGAATGATGGGCGCTCCATGTCTTCCCCGCCCCATCATGAGGAGAGATCTTCTCCTGGTGCCGCCACTACCTTTGAAGCAGCCCGGATCGAGCGAGCTCCTGGCAACGAGGGTGGCTCTTCTAGCTACCACAATATGCTTCCCAATGCCATTGAACCTTCGGAGttcttgcttaccggcctcaacc CTGCTGAGGCTGAACGGTTGAAGGCTGAGAGTGATCGGCACCAAGAAGCCGCTGCTGCTTGGGAAAAATGCTGCGACAAACTGGTGGCGCAGGCGGGAAAGGAAAAAGTTCAcgccgacaagttgattggttCGGCGGGAAACAGGATCGGCGAGCTTGAAGACCATCTGAAGCTGATGAAGGAGGAGGCGGACGGCCTTGACGCAAGCCTCCAAgcttgtaaaaaagaaaaagatcagGCAGAGAAAGACTTGGCCGCCAAAAGCGAGGCGCTGGCTgccaaggagtcagagcttAAAACATTGGGCGCTGAACTGGAGTTAGCAAAGAAGGCGATGGCGGAGCAGGAGAAAAAGTCCGCTGAGTCTTTGGCTTtggtgaaggcagatctggaggCGATGCGGGCTACTtctgaagagatcaagaaggcgAACGAGGCTTATGGGGCAACCCTCGTcgcgaaagatgctgagattacttCCCATCTTGCGAGGATCAAAGAGCTGGAGGGCGAGCTATCAgtggagaaagccaaagccactgaggcgagggaacaagccgccgaCATTGCATATGACAATCGCGAGCGgggcttctacctcgccaagGACCAGGCTCAACACTTGTTCCCGAATCTTgattttagcgccatgggaataatgaaagaaatcacTGCTGAAGGGCTA GCGATTATCGAATGA